A section of the Salmo salar chromosome ssa05, Ssal_v3.1, whole genome shotgun sequence genome encodes:
- the LOC106604661 gene encoding polyribonucleotide 5'-hydroxyl-kinase Clp1 isoform X2 has translation MVTEGPEKTGEEGVGAGGGGTRFDLEKETELRFEVEAGEKVHLELLTGLAEVFGSELNRNKKYTFGPGSKIAVFTWQGCSVSLSGKTEVAYISKDTPMLLYLNAHTALEQMRRQAERDNERGPRVMVVGPTDVGKSTVCRLLLSYAVRLGRRPTLVELDVGQSGVSVPGTMSALCIERPADVEEGYSVQAPLVYHFGSTTPGTNIKLYNKLTSCLAEVFSLRCEENRKASVGGCIINTCGWVKGSGYQALVHCASAFQVDVVLVLDQERLYNELKRDLPHFVRVVLLPKSGGVVERSKDCRRVSRDEKIREYFYGFRSVSFFPHAFDVRFSDVRIYKIGAPSIPDSCLPLGMSQDDTQLKLVPVTPGRDLTHHVLSVSCADEGEERAGGLRRGVLESPVCGFIVVTNVDTQAQVMTVLSPAPRPLPRHTLLIMDIRFIDLK, from the exons ATGGTGACTGAGGGCCCAGAGAAGACTGGTGAGGAGGGAGTGGGGGCTGGCGGCGGGGGGACGAGGTTTGACCTGGAGAAGGAGACCGAGCTGCGGTTCGAGGTGGAGGCCGGGGAGAAGGTGCATCTGGAGCTGCTCACAGGATTGGCAGAGGTCTTCGGCTCTGAGCTCAACCGCAACAAGAAGTACACGTTTGGACCAGGTTCCAAGATTGCTGTGTTCACCTGGCAGGGCTGTAGTGTTTCTCTCTCGGGGAAGACAGAG gtggCATACATATCAAAGGACACACCTATGCTGCTCTACCTGAATGCACACACTGCACTGGAACAGATGAGACGACAGGcggagagagacaacgagagggGACCACGG GTAATGGTGGTGGGGCCTACAGATGTGGGGAAGTCGACGGTGTGCAGGCTGTTGCTGAGCTACGCTGTCAGGCTGGGCAGGAGGCCCACACTGGTGGAGCTGGATGTGGGCCAGAGTGGG GTGTCAGTCCCGGGCACAATGTCAGCGCTGTGTATTGAGCGTCCGGCTGACGTGGAGGAGGGGTACTCCGTACAGGCTCCGCTGGTCTACCACTTTGGTTCCACCACTCCAGGAACCAACATCAAACTCTACAACAAG tTGACGTCGTGTCTAGCCGAAGTGTTCTCCCTGCGCTGTGAGGAAAACAGGAAGGCCAGTGTGGGCGGCTGCATCATCAACACCTGTGGCTGGGTGAAGGGTTCTGGCTACCAGGCCCTGGTCCACTGTGCCTCAGCCTTCCAGGTGGATGTGGTTCTGGTGCTGGACCAGGAGAGGCTTTACAACGAGTTGAAGCGGGACCTACCGCACTTCGTCCGAGTCGTGCTGCTACCCAAATCCGGAGGGGTCGTGGAGCGCTCCAAAGACTGCAGGCGTGTATCTCGGGACGAGAAGATCCGGGAGTACTTCTACGGTTTTCGCAGTGTCTCGTTCTTCCCTCACGCTTTCGACGTGCGCTTTTCTGATGTGCGCATCTACAAGATCGGAGCGCCTTCCATCCCGGACTCATGCCTGCCTCTTGGCATGTCGCAGGATGACACCCAGCTGAAGCTAGTTCCTGTGACGCCCGGTCGTGACCTCACACACCACGTGCTGAGCGTAAGCTGTGCcgatgagggggaggagagggctggagggttgcgCAGGGGTGTGCTGGAGAGCCCGGTGTGTGGGTTCATTGTGGTGACTAATGTGGACACACAGGCACAGGTGATGACCGTGCTCTCGCCCGCCCCCAGACCCCTCCCCAGACACACACTGCTCATCATGGACATTCGCTTCATCGACCTcaaatag
- the LOC106604662 gene encoding palmitoyltransferase ZDHHC5-B — protein MPGFSSGGLGGEVGGPASSSPRRFHPSRYVPVSAATTFLVASTTLFFCFTCPWLSEHVSSVVPIYNAVVFLFTLANFCMATFMDPGVFPRAEEDEDKEDDFRAPLYKTVDIKGIQVRMKWCSSCRFYRPPRCSHCSVCDNCVEDFDHHCPWVNNCIGRRNYRHFFLFLLSLTIHIMGVFGFGLLYVLHHQHQLDRVHSAVTMATMCVAGLFFIPVAGLTGFHMVLVARGRTTNEQVTGKFRGGVNPFTNGCLRNISHVLCSAQAPRYVGRWRGKQTAEVQPPFLRPPLSSAQLEAKVLDNGIQNDCHSTRSKSSLEQMESQSADAEPPPPPKPELRYPGLPRADTEESSLLSDGPPTPSMYKYRPAYSSPQMNHTALTHPNKMIRGDSQDSPSTLQWSCQPSYRSEPSTLDGGSIISVGVRRGGGERGEGPGGTSGTGGGVSGGISGYSLGGRSYTSYPSSLVLSTGGSLSSSMRSAHTHHNTLGTLQSEGTTDTSYKSLANQTPRNGSLSYDSLLTPSESPEFESAAHELSPQKPHTPAAFPPATTFSLPAPGVGDAPLQGYTSPFLSAQMAQQREGQLLQGSASFSSPHRAYLRAISPALPTPPPHAAHSETPHLLHQDTRHPHLRASSSRPLPPVSEQPSPSSPRACSPDPPVSPPPRGPSLGQSLSYTREAGLQHKARPMGGGGLSGGGGIRGIQAPQSTSRPGLANHSTSKPGGGVKKVTGVGGTTYEISV, from the exons atgcCGGGGTTTAGTAGTGGGGGGCTAGGGGGAGAAGTGGGTGGCCCCGCCTCTTCTTCTCCCCGCCGGTTCCACCCCAGTCGCTATGTACCCGTCTCCGCGGCAACCACCTTCCTGGTCGCCTCCACCACACTCTTCTTCTGCTTCAC gtgtcCTTGGTTGTCAGAGCATGTCTCCTCCGTCGTTCCCATCTATAACGCTGTGGTCTTCCTCTTCACCCTCGCCAACTTCTGCATGGCCACCTTTATGGACCCAGGGGTCTTTCCCAGAG CGGAAGAGGATGAGGATAAAGAGGATGATTTCCGCGCTCCGCTCTATAAGACAGTGGATATCAAGGGCATTCAGGTCCGGATGAAGTGGTGTTCCAGCTGCCGCTTCTACAGACCGCCCCGCTGTTCACACTGCTCTGTGTGTGACAACTGTGtggag GACTTTGACCACCACTGCCCGTGGGTCAACAACTGTATTGGGCGCAGGAACTACCGTCACTTCTTCCTGTTCCTTTTGTCCTTGACGATCCACATCATGGGTGTATTCGGCTTTGGCCTGCTCTACGTCCTCCACCACCAGCACCAGCTGGACAGGGTTCACTCTGCTGTCAC TATGGCTACAATGTGTGTTGCTGGCCTCTTCTTCATCCCAGTAGCAGGTCTTACTGGTTTCCACATGGTACTGGTAGCTCGGGGTAGGACCACTAACGAGCAG gTCACAGGGAAGTTTAGGGGCGGCGTTAACCCTTTCACCAATGGCTGTCTGAGGAACATCTCACACGTGCTCTGTAGCGCTCAGGCTCCCAG GTATGTGGGGCGGTGGCGGGGCAAACAGACAGCGGAGGTGCAGCCTCCCTTCCTCCGcccacctctctcctccgccCAGCTAGAAGCCAAAGTCCTGGACAACGGAATCCAGAACGACTGCCACAGCaccagg TCTAAGAGCAGTTTAGAGCAGATGGAGAGCCAGTCAGCTGATGCAGAGCCTCCACCTCCTCCCAAACCGGAGCTCCGCTACCCTGGTCTGCCCCGCGCTGACACCGAGG AGAGCAGCTTGCTGTCTGACGGTCCGCCCACTCCATCTATGTACAAGTACCGGCCGGCCTATAGCAGCCCACAGATGAACCACACAGCTCTGACCCACCCAAACAAg atgATTCGTGGGGACAGTCAggactctccctccaccctccagtgGAGTTGCCAGCCCAGCTATCGGTCTGAGCCCAGCACCCTTGATGGGGGGTCGATAATAAGTGTGGGGGTGCGTAGGGGGGGAGGGGAAAGGGGCGAGGGCCCCGGGGGAACCAGTGGGACGGGTGGTGGCGTCTCGGGGGGCATCTCCGGGTACTCCCTAGGGGGGCGGTCATACACTTCCTACCCCTCATCTCTTGTCTTGTCCACCGGTggctccctctcctccagcatgCGCTCTGCCCACACGCACCACAATACTCTGGGCACGCTCCAATCAGAGGGCACCACCGACACCAGCTACAAGAGCCTGGCCAATCAGACACCTCGGAATGGCAGCCTGTCCTACGACAGCCTGCTGACGCCGTCCGAGAGCCCAGAGTTTGAATCGGCTGCTCATGAGCTGTCCCCCCAGAAGCCCCACACCCCCGCAGCGTTTCCCCCGGCGACGACCTTCTCCTTGCCGGCCCCCGGGGTCGGGGATGCGCCCCTGCAGGGGTACACCTCGCCCTTCCTCTCTGCACAGATGGCCCAGCAGAGAGAGGGCCAGCTGCTCCAGGGCTCtgcctctttctcctccccccaCAGGGCGTACCTTCGCGCCATCAGTCCAGCCCTGCCGACTCCTCCCCCACACGCTGCCCACTCTGAGACACCGCACCTCCTTCACCAGGACACCAGACACCCACACCTCCGTGCCTCCTCCTCTCGCCCCCTTCCTCCCGTCTCTGAACAGCCCTCCCCGTCCTCCCCCCGTGCCTGTTCCCCTGACCCCCCTGTGTCCCCCCCGCCCCGAGGCCCCTCCCTGGGGcagtctctctcctacacccGAGAGGCGGGGCTCCAGCACAAGGCTCGGCCAATGGGAGGAGGTGGTTTGTCGGGAGGGGGCGGAATCAGAGGGATCCAGGCTCCACA ATCCACCTCTCGCCCAGGCTTGGCCAATCACAGTACATCTAAACCAGGGGGTGGGGTGAAAAAGGTGACTGGCGTCGGAGGGACAACCTATGAGATATCGGTTTGA
- the LOC106604661 gene encoding polyribonucleotide 5'-hydroxyl-kinase Clp1 isoform X1, with protein MYAMVTEGPEKTGEEGVGAGGGGTRFDLEKETELRFEVEAGEKVHLELLTGLAEVFGSELNRNKKYTFGPGSKIAVFTWQGCSVSLSGKTEVAYISKDTPMLLYLNAHTALEQMRRQAERDNERGPRVMVVGPTDVGKSTVCRLLLSYAVRLGRRPTLVELDVGQSGVSVPGTMSALCIERPADVEEGYSVQAPLVYHFGSTTPGTNIKLYNKLTSCLAEVFSLRCEENRKASVGGCIINTCGWVKGSGYQALVHCASAFQVDVVLVLDQERLYNELKRDLPHFVRVVLLPKSGGVVERSKDCRRVSRDEKIREYFYGFRSVSFFPHAFDVRFSDVRIYKIGAPSIPDSCLPLGMSQDDTQLKLVPVTPGRDLTHHVLSVSCADEGEERAGGLRRGVLESPVCGFIVVTNVDTQAQVMTVLSPAPRPLPRHTLLIMDIRFIDLK; from the exons ATGTATG CCATGGTGACTGAGGGCCCAGAGAAGACTGGTGAGGAGGGAGTGGGGGCTGGCGGCGGGGGGACGAGGTTTGACCTGGAGAAGGAGACCGAGCTGCGGTTCGAGGTGGAGGCCGGGGAGAAGGTGCATCTGGAGCTGCTCACAGGATTGGCAGAGGTCTTCGGCTCTGAGCTCAACCGCAACAAGAAGTACACGTTTGGACCAGGTTCCAAGATTGCTGTGTTCACCTGGCAGGGCTGTAGTGTTTCTCTCTCGGGGAAGACAGAG gtggCATACATATCAAAGGACACACCTATGCTGCTCTACCTGAATGCACACACTGCACTGGAACAGATGAGACGACAGGcggagagagacaacgagagggGACCACGG GTAATGGTGGTGGGGCCTACAGATGTGGGGAAGTCGACGGTGTGCAGGCTGTTGCTGAGCTACGCTGTCAGGCTGGGCAGGAGGCCCACACTGGTGGAGCTGGATGTGGGCCAGAGTGGG GTGTCAGTCCCGGGCACAATGTCAGCGCTGTGTATTGAGCGTCCGGCTGACGTGGAGGAGGGGTACTCCGTACAGGCTCCGCTGGTCTACCACTTTGGTTCCACCACTCCAGGAACCAACATCAAACTCTACAACAAG tTGACGTCGTGTCTAGCCGAAGTGTTCTCCCTGCGCTGTGAGGAAAACAGGAAGGCCAGTGTGGGCGGCTGCATCATCAACACCTGTGGCTGGGTGAAGGGTTCTGGCTACCAGGCCCTGGTCCACTGTGCCTCAGCCTTCCAGGTGGATGTGGTTCTGGTGCTGGACCAGGAGAGGCTTTACAACGAGTTGAAGCGGGACCTACCGCACTTCGTCCGAGTCGTGCTGCTACCCAAATCCGGAGGGGTCGTGGAGCGCTCCAAAGACTGCAGGCGTGTATCTCGGGACGAGAAGATCCGGGAGTACTTCTACGGTTTTCGCAGTGTCTCGTTCTTCCCTCACGCTTTCGACGTGCGCTTTTCTGATGTGCGCATCTACAAGATCGGAGCGCCTTCCATCCCGGACTCATGCCTGCCTCTTGGCATGTCGCAGGATGACACCCAGCTGAAGCTAGTTCCTGTGACGCCCGGTCGTGACCTCACACACCACGTGCTGAGCGTAAGCTGTGCcgatgagggggaggagagggctggagggttgcgCAGGGGTGTGCTGGAGAGCCCGGTGTGTGGGTTCATTGTGGTGACTAATGTGGACACACAGGCACAGGTGATGACCGTGCTCTCGCCCGCCCCCAGACCCCTCCCCAGACACACACTGCTCATCATGGACATTCGCTTCATCGACCTcaaatag